A genomic window from Exiguobacterium acetylicum DSM 20416 includes:
- a CDS encoding DUF3139 domain-containing protein yields MKKEVRPLIYTLIVLVILIAAYPTHLFVSKTMTEIKIERMLVESEYDQDISKKETVFESKTGRYVLEIKYTNEPDYIYNYEIVEDHVLTTVYDQHHVEVTGSVQHELK; encoded by the coding sequence ATGAAAAAAGAAGTACGTCCACTCATCTATACACTTATCGTTCTCGTCATCTTGATAGCTGCCTATCCGACTCACCTCTTCGTTTCTAAAACGATGACTGAAATCAAGATTGAACGAATGTTAGTTGAATCAGAATACGACCAAGATATTTCAAAAAAAGAAACGGTCTTTGAGTCGAAGACCGGAAGATACGTGTTGGAAATCAAATACACGAATGAACCAGACTATATATACAACTATGAAATCGTTGAAGATCATGTACTGACGACTGTATACGACCAGCATCATGTTGAAGTGACTGGCTCCGTTCAACATGAATTAAAGTAG